The DNA window ACTCCACGTGCTTGGGGATCGGCATCCACGTCCATGTCCTTGAGAATATTGCGAACAAACTCCACATCATTCATAACCTCCAGCTTCTTTTCGGTAAGCTTGTACTTCGGTTTCTTATTCTTATTTGGGTCCATAGTTtcaagaaaaatgaaaaaatttcaggagcaatgaaaaagttttcttcgaTGAACTAGACTGGCCTATCAGTACTTTGAAATGTCAATGACCATGCACTTTTCATGACAGTTCTCTTTTCCAAAGCCAACTAGATGGCACAAAGATGCTCCCTGTGTTTTTTTATAGTACTTTATTTGAatctaaatataaaaaaatatattatatgtttttgagaaagccatttataaaacattttaacGTTTAATCTTTATAAATTCATTGATTCTTTAATGATTTATGAGATAGAgataaatttcttaaaaatattgcaaaggtcaattagaattttaatttgaataactAATTTAGTATGACCCTAGACACGCAGattaatggaaattaaatttacataTCGTTTTCAACaccctttttttaaatctgaTCACATTTGACCAAGATAGATATCTTAGCCATTTCTCAACGGATTTCAAAAAGGGATGTCATTTTGAAATCAGGACATTAATATCCTttgatctgcatcaaaattatTTCACAATCTATTTGGCCTGACTTTTGTAATATAAATCGTtataaaaatgacaaaaattgGTTCGAATTCAGTATATTGTTTCCCCAACTGCTCGATATCGACCATATTTATAAGAAGAAATCATTTTTACAAAGCATTCTGAAACTCTAAAACTAATGGGTTTTCGTTCTGGGTGATCTTGAGCTGGTGAGCAGACTGGATAATCGGTTGAAGGGCATCTCGAACAGCAAGGTGACTCCGATGGACAGAAAGTAGCAAATGCCGCAGTGACCCACTATCAGGAGGGTCTGAAATGTTTGGGAGAGATTAAGGGGGTTCATCTAGAACTTGACGCCGGAGAGCAAAGCTTAAAAAACTCACCAACAAGGACTTGTCGGCGTTAACAGCGGAGGTGAAGGAGTGGTAGAACCATATGATGATGACGGGGTTCAGCAAATAGATGGCATAGGTGAACCGACTGATCCGCTGTAGCTGTTCCGACTGGAGGAGGGCCAGGATCCAGCggttgggcgccgaggattCCCGGCCTTCGCCACTCAGGATTAGTTGACCGGCCCAGGTAGCCACCAAAAGCCGCAGTAATGCCATTAAGGCGCTGAGGATGGAAGCCTCCGGCAGCTGCTCCGCCAAGGCCTTTTGCAGCAGCCACCCCAGGATCAGGGTGAGGGTCAGCTTGGACCACCAGTTGGGCAGCATAAGGGCAAAAGGCGTGTCCCATTTAAGGGCGTGGGTATATCCGTAGGCCCCGCCCACTATGTAGGACAGCATGCGGATGACGGGACTCATGTAGAACCACTTTCCCGCCTGGTAGAACTCCTCGAAGTTTGGTTTCACCTGCAGCACCTTCATCATCCCCATCGTGTAGAGTATGCTGCTGGCCAGGAGTAGACCAACGAGCCCCCTGACGACCCGAGGATGGCGGGTGTGCAGAAAAAGCAGCAGTAGCGCCAGTAGATAGAGCTGCATGTCGCAGGCCAGGGACCAGGTCCAGGAGCCGCACAGCTCCACCACAGGAAATAGGTTCTGCACAAAGAGCAGGTTACGCCATCCGTGCTGCTGGCAAATCTCGTCGTGCGGCACCGTCACGTGCAGCAGGGAAGCTTGCCGCTGGTACAGCGATCCCACAGAGGCCGAAAGCATAGCTACAAACTGCAAAGGTGCCAGGCGCAGGAAGCGGCGGAAGACCTGGCCCAGGAGACGGCACACGTTACTCCCACTGAAGCCGTCGCGGGCGATGTCCTGCTGAAGCTTCTCGTTGCGCAGGAAGTTCGACACCGTTAGGAAGCCGCTGATCACAAAGAAGACCTCCACCGTGCTGGGCCAGTAGGTGTGTCGCATCGTCATCGCTGTCACGGACTCTAGAAGCTTCAGCGAGGGGTCCCCAGAAAATGCCTTGTACCAGACCACGTGGAGGCCCACCAGAGCGAAGGCGGTGACCACGCGGAGGCCGTTGATGCAGCTATTCTCCTCTGTGCTGGGCTTCCAGGCGCGCTGCCAGTTGCTCCTAAGGTCGAAGCAGGCAAGAATCTGCGAGTGCCGGCCCAGGCCTGCGCTGGACAGCAAGCAGAGAAGCAGCTGTGCTCCGGTCAGAGCCAAAAACAGCTGAACCATCCGGCTGGCGAAGAAGTCCCTCCTGAGACCCGGCTTTTTCACGCCGGCCAAGCTGGGCTGGATCTTCCAGCGCCGAAAGGAGCGTGTCTGGCCTGCTGTCAAGATTCCGTTCAGCAGCTTCTCCACTTCGGGGGAGTCGCAGCTTCGTGGTAAGCATAGGCCGATGTGTAGCAAGGATTCGTCCTTAATGATCGGCTTAAAGTGCCACGGCGAGTGGGGCCAGGCGTAGGCCACCTGGTAGTCCAGGGGAAAGGGCGACACTTGGCGCAGCAACTGGGCATCCCGCTCAGTGTAATCGAGAAGCACCGGCTCACTGGCCGCCCGGCAAGTGTCCGGACTGCCCAGCCACAAGCTGTGCCCCATAATAAAGTCACCGAAGCCCTCGCCGGAGGCGTCCCGCGCTGCCGGGGATCAGAGTTATTAGGACATCTTCTTTGTCATATCTCAAAGACTTACCCTTCATTGCCCAGGATGTCTCTTTCTCCAGGGCATCGTGGAAGAGCAGCAGCTCCTTTTGGCACGTTGTCAGTGTGGCGTTTCCATTGCTTGCTTCCTGGACCACCGCATCCACCAGGTCGAGGAGCAGAGACTCCCGATCGCCAAGCACAGCGACTATCTGAGTTAATAGAAGGATTTTGAGCAACATGGATCCGGACGGCATCACCACCAAGCTCCGCAACAGACGCCGCACAACTGGACCGACCCATCTGGCCGGGGCCAACCAAAGTCTAACCGACCCACCTGATCCCGGATGTTCTCATCGAAACGGCGGTGATCCGCGAGAAATCGTTTAATGCTCTTGGCTGGTTTTTATTACCCTGTCAGCCTCGATTCTACCCTTTCAGAACTGGGGCTAGACGACTTCCGGACAAGTACTCAGTACTTTGGTTCAAGTCCGTAACGTATAAAGTTTCTAGATCAGACCGAGGGCTTATTACACAAACTTACGATATTCGAGCTTCAGCCTCCAGATGGCGCTGTTTTAGGGACTCAGAAGgctatcttgagaaatcaagctCAGATCTCAAAGTGGAATGTTTCAAAAAAGATAAGTGTTCAAATATGGCCAAAAACagattcatatttttttagatttttgtaaCTTAGCCTttgaaaaaattgcaaaatttgGGTCGAAAATTTAAGAACTGGGTTTTGATTTGAAAACCATGCTACTCTCAACTCTGAcatcgggaaggtataacattttACGATCTGTCGAGTATTGACCGAGTTGTGAAGATTTTCctttccaaaaatttaaaaaattggaatCAGGTTTTTGaagttcttttatttttcaaaattttgaatttattatgCACTTATTGGCGGATATTTCAGTCAGTTCGTAACCGATTctaaaacggaataccatttgtGAATCACAGTTTTATTCTCTTTCAACCTgcatgaaaatttaaaaaatataaatgggaaaaaaattttgacaatttttgtcaaaaatcctgatggtaccccttggaaaaatttcgaaattttggtaaaaaatttTCTAGCTGGATTATGATAGAAAACGATGCTAATTTGAGCTCTGAtatcgggaaggtataacattttACGATCTGTCGAGTATTGACCGAGTTGTGAAGATTTTCCtatccaaaaatttaaaaaattggtataagatttttggggttttttattgttttaaaaatcgTAATTTTTTAATCACTAATTAGCGGATATTTCCGTCATTTCGTAACCGATTccaaaacggaataccatttgtGAATCACCGTTCTATTCTCTTTCAATCTGtatcaaaatttcaaaaatataaatgggaaaaaaatttgaccaatttttgtcaaaaatcctgatggtaccccttggaaaaatttcgaaatttgggtaaaaaattttattgctgGGTTTTGATAGGAAAAGGTGCTACTCGGAATTCTGAGCccgggaaggtataacatttcAGGATCTGATGAGGATTGGCCGAGTTACAAAcgtttttctttcaaaaaaagtaaaaatttggaatcagGTTTTTgaaggttttttatttttcaaaaatccgACTTTTTAAGGCACTTATTTTAGGATATTTCAGGCGTTTCGTAACCGATTccaaaacggaataccatttgtAAATCACCCTTCTATTCTCCTTCAATCTgcactaaaattaaaaaaatttgaaatggaaaaaattttcaccaatttttggcaaaaatcctgaggaaaaatttcgaaatttCGGTAAAAAATTTTATCGCTGGGTTTTGATAGAAAACGATGCTACTCTGAGCTctgagatcgggaaggtatacgATTTTAGGATCTGTCGAGTATTTGCCGAGTTATGCAATTCATGCAATTTCATCtggaaaattacaaaaatttgaatcatatttttggatatttttttgtgaccAGAATTTACGTGATTCAACGTTGGGGGTCTTTTGGAACTTACGATATTTGATCTTAAGCCTCCCAATACCTGTAGAACGCTACTGTGGAGCATGTGGAGCTTCTCCCCAATAGACCAGGACCAAAGTAGTTATGGAAGGGAAATAAAAGGGAGGGATGGGAAATCAAATAGTCCCCATTGGTTCCGTACCCCGGCTTGGTATGAACACCTTTTGAACTGGAACTTGATTTGGCCATAAAAACAGACTCAAGTTGTTAAGCTAAGTAGTGGCGCTACAATGTAAGATTTTTATGGCCAGTTGTGGACTTTTAAGTAATTTCATGATAAATACCcgattaataatatatatatctgcaGAGGGCAGGGGCATGTAGATACTTAGACTCTTTTACATACTTAATTGTAGTACTTACTACCTAGTACATACTCTATAATTAGTAAGTATCACCTCACATAGTAACCGCATTACCTAGAAAAACGAAAATCGAAAAAGCttttattgcttttattttggcactttatttaatattttaattgcatttttgtttattaatcaAACTTGTGCAAGTATTATCGAATTATATTAGTTATATTAGTTAGTTTATCCATTTAACGATACATCTATACAACAAAACGTTAATATTagtagtaaaaaaaaaaaaaacaaaaattatatagatACTGCAATTAGACGTAGGCATTACATGGTATTATCGAATTACGATTGGAAAAGGCGTGGCAGGACAGCGGGATTGTGGATCCCTATTTTGCGTAACGTTTTGCTTTTACATTCTCCAAGGACTCGCAAAGGATACTCCAAGGATTTCCGTCAATTAGTTCAATTGgcctttcatttttatttgctgCTTGACAAATGAAACTAAAGCCCCTGGGCCGAGCATTTGTTAGCAGATTTTATGGGGATACTCGGGGGGAGACTCCGACGCGGGACCATCCAGAAGCCGAGTTCACTTGCGGTGGCCTCCGGTCCGCAGTTCAATGATGGTGGCGCCCGATCCGCGGCGCAGATGGTGGCCCTGCTGCTCCACCTCGCTGCTCCTGCGCACTATGCTGGCCGTGTCCTTGTTGAGTTCCACGGAGGGCGGGGAGCGCGAGTCCAGCGAGTACTTGGCCTGCAGCGGGTACTTGTGTCCATTGCTGCGCTGCCCGGGTCCGGTATAGTCCTCGTCGCCGTGGATCACCCGGTAAAGGTCCGGAGCCTGCTGGTGCAGGCCGCGCAGGTAGAGCTGCTTCTTGTCCGGCTGCTCCGGGTAGGGTGCCGGCAGCAGGTCCTCGTCCTCGTTCCCGGCCACCCCGATCTTCGTGAGGTCCTTCTGGCTGCGGCTTATGAGGTTCACGATCGAGGGACTCTTCAGACCGCTCTTGAGCGAGTTGTCCTTACCAGAGAAGAGGTGCGGGTTGGACTTGTAGTTGGCGTTTGGACCCTGGCCGAGACCGTAGCCACCGCCGGCGCCGCTTCCCGACGGCGGGTAGTTGTTCCGGGACAGTTTCTCGATGTATATCGGACTGGGATCGTTGCTGCCGTTCATGCCGTGCACGTTGAAGCTCTTGCTCCGGTTCAGGACCTTGGCGTAGGTCCTGGCCGGCTTAGCGGGCCCCTGCTGCTGGTTCAGCTGGCTGGGATTGGGATGGGGCTGGTGCTGCGACTGCTGGGGATGATATGGGCCTCTGGGCGGCTGCTGGTGGTTCCCTCCCCGGAGGCTGAGTGGCGGGGGCTGGGAGACCGGGGGATAATAGCGGCCTTGAGTCTGGCGCTGCTCGTGCAGCTTTCGCGGCAGTGTCTGGGCAGTCCGGTagtcctgctgctgctggtggagaTTGGGTGTGGAGCCGCTGAAGCGCTGGCTGTGCTTCTGATAGCGTCCCAAGGTGTGGGCCGTCGGAGGCGCCCCGCCCGGTCCTCGCTGCTCGTAGTAGTCGTCCTCGCGCTCTAGCTGCCGCTCCTCGTACTGTCGCTGGCGCGGCCGCCGCTCGTACAGGTTCTCCTTGCCGTATAGGGTACTCGAGTAGGGATCCTCGCCCAGGTAGTACCGCTGCCGGGGACTGATGGTCTGCTGCTCCAGGTTCTGCAGCTGCGGATCGGCGGACTCGGCCCGTTTGAAGTTCGGGCGCATCTGGGAGTCTCTTTCCCTCTCCCTCTCCCTTTCTCGTTCCCGCTCCCGCTCCctctctctgtctctttcCCGCTCCCTTTCCCTCTCCCGCTCGCGCTCCCTCCTCCTGTGATTGTCGCTCTGGTTAGAGTCCTCGGACTCCTGGCTGTGGCCAATGTGCCCGTCGATAACGTTGTACTGCTGGTAGGTGGTCACCTGGGGTGGGCCGCCGCCTCCTCCGCCATTGGCTCCGGGATGTCCGGGACTGGGTGACTGTTCCCGCGACTTGCTGGCCGAAGACTTCATCCGGAACTTTCGCTCCGCACTGGCCGACCTGATCTTGCTGACCAGCTTGCGCAGCGAGTTGCCAATCACCTGGCCCATCCGGCTGGGCTTGGAGCTGCCGCCGCCGGCGCTGCGGGCACTCATGGCGGATAGGTTTGAGGTGGAGGCCGAGGTGGCTCCGCCAGCGTGAGCCCGGTGCAGGGTGCCGGCTCCTCCGGGCGGGTAGCTGGACGTGGGGGCGAAGCGTgtccgctgctgctgcttccgGCTGAGCGTCATCGTGCTGGCGGGGAGCTCCCTAAAAAGGACTGGAATAAGATCAATACTACAGAGAAGGTATAGAGTTTCAAACCTGGTCATTAGGTAGTCCACCTGGGGTGAGGACGAGCGGCTGCGGCTCCTCGGCGGGGGCGAGTAGTCCGGCGGGGGCTCCAGCTGGCTGCCGGAGGAAAGAGGCCCACCGACCGCTGCTGGCACGGGTATCGGCGGAGCCTGGGAGTGCACGGAAGGCGTGTGCTCCACCAGCTTCTTTTCGCTGGCACGTCGTCGCTGCGGGACCGTGGGTCTCGGATGGCTTCCTCCCAATCCGCTGCCATTGCCGCCGAACTCCATGGGCGGCGCTGGCGGCGGAGGAGCCGGCTCGTAGCTCTTTCCACGTCCGTTCACCAAGGGAGCCGATGCCGCTCCGTTCACCCCGTTGCTGGTGCGGCGGTGGTGTCCGTAGGCCACCCGCTTGTGGGAGGGCTCCTCCGGCCGCGGCGGTCCTGGACCACGACCGGGGCCCGGTATGGCCTCGAGATCGTCGAGGGCGTCGCGGGAGCCACGCATGGAGCGGGCTAGAAACTGCGAGGAGAGGCTCTGGCGCTTCTGCTGCAAGATGTCCTCGCGACTCACGTAGCTGTCCTTAGGCTGCTCCGGGAGGAAAGAGCCACCCTGATCCCGCCCGGAGACCTGGTTCTTGCGCCTTATGGTCTCCTGGAGGTCCTCGCGGAAGGCCTGCGACGAGAAGTGGTTGACGGCCGTGGCGGGGGGCGGGGCTGGAGCCGGATCCTTGCGGTCCGACCAGTTGGAGATGCCCTGGAAGTATTTCGAGCGACTGCCGCCGGGCTGGAGTCCGCCAGGCGGCGGCTTCCTCTCCAAGGTGGCAACCTTTACTCGCTCCCGTTCCCTCTGCCGCTCCAGCTCCCTCTCCGTCTCCCTTTCCCGTTCCCGCTCCCTCTCCCGTTCCCTTTCCCGCTCCCTATCCCTATCCCGTTCGCGTTCCCGCTCCCTCTCCCGTTCCCGTTCCGCGCTCCGTGGCAGCGTCTGCGGGTGGTGCGGATGGTGGTGGGGATGGGCGTGGACATTCGTGTGGACGTGGGGATGCTGGTGGGCATGGGGGTGCTGCTGCGGCTGGCTCTGGGACTTGATGGTCACGTTGAAGTAGCTCTTCTTGGTGGGCTCCACCACCTCGCCCTCGGGGGCCACCTCGTCGTCGCGGGAGTCGTTCGAGGCGGTGGACTCGCTGCCGAAGTGCGACTCCAGCCACTTCATGGTCTCGCCCTTGCGGGTCTCCTCCTCCCGGTCGAAGTCAAGGGGCCGCTTCGTGAGGGCATCTTTCCGATCAGCCAGTAGAGCGACTTCTGGAGGGGATTTGGATGGGAAGATTAGTCGTTTGCTCAAGAGGAGCTCCCAAGGAGCACTTACccttttgctgctgctgctgggagcGACGCAGCTTGCGCATCCGGTCGGAGAGGCTGTCCCAGTCGCCCGGACGCTCCAGCTCCCCGGCTCCGTCCTTGTCCATCTGGGTCGTCTCGGCGGCGTAGCGCATCTCGGTGGACAGCAGTCGGCCGTTGGCTAGCAGGTCCACATGCTGTTCGTCCCGCTGCCGGAAAAAGCGCTGGTTGGCCGCCGTCGTGGTCACCTGCTCCTGATCCGCCGCCGGCAGCTGGGCATGCCTTTGGTCGCCGGGGGGCAGGTCGTCGTCGAGGATGAGTTCGTGCTCGGTAGTCCGCCGGCTCTCTGTTACCAGGGTGCCGTCTTCCTGGGCTAGGCAGCGCTTCTGCGTATCCTCCGAGTCGATGGTCTTGCGCGACTTGCTCCGGCTGGCCACCACCTGAGGTCCCAGCGGCACCAGCTGCCTCTGGCTCTCCGGGGAGCAGAGTACGGCCTCGAGATCCTCAACGCCCTGGCTTACGGCGTTTACGTAGGTCTACAAATAAGATTGGTAATAGGATTGGTTTTTAGTTGGGATCGGAAAGGGATGAGAATCTTCCATATTCCGAAGATACTGAATCGTTTTTCGAGGAGCGGACTCTAAAGATTGGCAAACCGAATCATCTACTCCTCCTCCGCGCCTGGCAGATTCCTCCGCAAAAGTCGATCCCCTACCGGTTGCATCACTTTCCAGCGATGCAGTCGCTGCACATGGTGGCGTCTCCCATCTCCCAGCTCCCTTGCCACCGAGCCAAcgggctggggctggggctggggctggggcttTGGGTATTCAGAGCAAGACAGTCGAAACCACAAAACACAAATCCCATTTACTTTTCTGACTCTTACAACCGACTCGATGGATGGATGGGGCAACGTCATTGAGGTAACGGTAAAAGACGGGAGTGCAACCCGAGAAGGGAGTGTGGAGCAGGGGGGGAACTACATATATACACTGAGAGAACATGGAGGGCTGCTTGCTTCAGTTTTCAAGGATGCAGAGCAGCGGGAAGCTACCTTCTTGAAGCTATCTATAGCCTCCATATGGATCTTACTCTTTAAAGCGGTAGTTTGGTAAATGGACAGCTCAAGG is part of the Drosophila bipectinata strain 14024-0381.07 chromosome XL, DbipHiC1v2, whole genome shotgun sequence genome and encodes:
- the LOC108121653 gene encoding nose resistant to fluoxetine protein 6 → MPSGSMLLKILLLTQIVAVLGDRESLLLDLVDAVVQEASNGNATLTTCQKELLLFHDALEKETSWAMKARDASGEGFGDFIMGHSLWLGSPDTCRAASEPVLLDYTERDAQLLRQVSPFPLDYQVAYAWPHSPWHFKPIIKDESLLHIGLCLPRSCDSPEVEKLLNGILTAGQTRSFRRWKIQPSLAGVKKPGLRRDFFASRMVQLFLALTGAQLLLCLLSSAGLGRHSQILACFDLRSNWQRAWKPSTEENSCINGLRVVTAFALVGLHVVWYKAFSGDPSLKLLESVTAMTMRHTYWPSTVEVFFVISGFLTVSNFLRNEKLQQDIARDGFSGSNVCRLLGQVFRRFLRLAPLQFVAMLSASVGSLYQRQASLLHVTVPHDEICQQHGWRNLLFVQNLFPVVELCGSWTWSLACDMQLYLLALLLLFLHTRHPRVVRGLVGLLLASSILYTMGMMKVLQVKPNFEEFYQAGKWFYMSPVIRMLSYIVGGAYGYTHALKWDTPFALMLPNWWSKLTLTLILGWLLQKALAEQLPEASILSALMALLRLLVATWAGQLILSGEGRESSAPNRWILALLQSEQLQRISRFTYAIYLLNPVIIIWFYHSFTSAVNADKSLLTLLIVGHCGICYFLSIGVTLLFEMPFNRLSSLLTSSRSPRTKTH